In Plodia interpunctella isolate USDA-ARS_2022_Savannah chromosome 19, ilPloInte3.2, whole genome shotgun sequence, a genomic segment contains:
- the mRpS26 gene encoding small ribosomal subunit protein mS26: MLFQNNIIKRTWPMFIQCAEAHRKPRWLPVAKSKIYRIPKRPEIPEEERLELRRINNNYKTQMRAIRKFYYDEMMKEKSSKASASSEMSQRQEAEEWLQCVEINDKWNAQVALEREERRKKELAAMEEYALARMEAKDRERKEKLAKASEEIRKQKELAKHYITPETLEAAIDHALANPVDYNYAIDLKGNRFVGRETPAVLPKEKVV; this comes from the exons ATGCTTTtccaaaataacataataaagagAACATGGCCCATGTTCATACAATGCGCAGAAGCTCATAGAAAACCTCGATGGTTACCAGTCGCCAAAAGTAAGATTTATCGGATCCCCAAACGGCCCGAGATTCCTGAAGAAGAGCGTCTAGAGTTAaggcgaataaataataattataaaactcaAATGCGTGCAATAAGGAAGTTTTACTACGATGAAATGATGAAGGAAAAGTCTTCTAAAGCGAGCGCCAGTTCAGAAATGTCTCAACGTCAAGAGGCTGAAGAATGGCTGCAGTGTGTGgaaattaatgataaatgGAATGCCCAAGTGGCGCTAGAAAGGGAAGAGAGGCGGAAGAAGGAACTGGCAGCTATGGAAGAGTATGCGCTCGCTCGAATGGAGGCTAAGGACCGAGAGAGGAAAGAAAAGTTGGCTAAGGCTTCAGAAGAGATTAGGAAACAGAAG GAATTGGCCAAGCATTATATCACACCGGAGACTCTGGAGGCAGCAATCGACCATGCCCTTGCCAACCCTGTAGATTACAACTACGCTATTGACTTGAAAGGCAACAGATTTGTTGGAAGAGAGACTCCTGCAGTCTTACCTAAAGAGAAGGTGGTGTAA
- the LOC128678014 gene encoding calcineurin-binding protein cabin-1-like, translating to MIKISALNNESEEESGTDEEVTKEALEQIALQQYSKALDLQKKGCLSEATQLLKDLLDTELLYDVKKPAPGEKVTSPLFNLKYLCYKNLASMLSTAGAVDDAIECYCSATDLDDTDVTLWHRLGQLCMKAKKYEMALQAFQRGTDRNPRHWPCLDKIVTLLLGLDCKEECIFTIYDALQLDPGYLRGLAYRKHIYTTFNYVREYLEYLNPMYKWSEKDDDPIDEEKAEKLLKEAEEIHETFLEQQRAEQFKCLMPVLELKKPISNFSWASVGESFVHMHHYMTEQCFSHACHVKVIFETEEKVEPMDITEESKELEVVENKPEDTNTDVEKNAENISENEINDLSDKDKAATDTEKVESDVEMVPVEQTTESQPEPKQKKTAGRRRGSDLSFLQQWEWCNKRRSGRKKPVNNKDRSDDNIYDLLRRMVPICLSPETVQKKEHQAREASPDLTDIDKMFEDKDKVEEVKAVEEYFGSEEEQKDVKAFITKYTESAKDIIDILKDFLSILSQKWKIQWPENLQKIFIEASKCYHIHVDVPSYANEDTDDLIQYAFVNILVEEFSVNEKFNLNHDEKQNHDLSVIETIGMGLNMKPHLFLSTDCLELTLRHLWAKLHIHILNKCEESALDCLYQLYYEFEAMGEYHDKYNLNIINFTFKPAINESEILAYIKFLERNKKLSTVMDLYNHCNYEDVLSIVIDSFEHCKTMAKKQEEEMSLDFAVQLALILDTYWALDKVDECFKWSLICLHEALKHYFRYTTGSSDYEKWTLTVVKILCCMEHILVTEGLSCLDEVSRKELSQGLEDIIRIIGHQVETNGSEMPFGTVVPWIIMHYILQREEDQGRGRTAEDKDKVSCDDIPNPLMVLFIAHEHLGNRGWCAANDAKLLYFTLDIVVPRLRSPILAKSLEQICQYMEQCVYCLFGHPTKKQKLKYLIDHNVTAQTLDWKRAQQLYEIFRPPILPALEGKISGITADTEQLFHHILALLPPECDPQKYVVEMDKYIKHIEDKLPKVPPLLPYKMKDIYFLLGDYYFKKEEGKLSVKYNTLDVIINNDRLESWAEISLAKVVIVERLINSLKNLNNERDVLNPARSIIRCFKRTLDLDPTHCNMWIEYGMFVYMVHSFCSRLLKQASESLSMEDFESLEKQKENMLDTTQKCFTTVLSDLNNSYDSEKANEDSWLQYYMLGKVAEKRNKPPSVFLQYYMQGVKSLQETNATYPLKINYNTPSHLCIEVLELHYRIHASILKYIEQHEDKPIPASIGKVFMECIEEWKNGPFAKKAKKDGTSENEVEVKPTESVQAANILKRSVSDAGEEETHETKRLKLESAAAKVRRSASYDTDRISKDTPLAGPSAEPNIEPKPLEVVLEKKDVPTEEVTKTDAKKVEEKVEPPKASVPENKKESDTEKKEETSSGTSTSSSSDSSSSDSTSDSTSDSSSDASNKSVDSKPLTGDEIMNIVSACLDALEDCSIRFPQHYKAIYRLAHYHFYFKKGKDIERCRDLMLSNFTSRSGQKLAGLFSERKTSNFFNNIWKIPVSEVDRAGGFTFHMSRCVLLTMEILKEIDDHKTLLDLSLHLQRIPESDKKYIRDAEREELAQQAFSLCVQSLRGQLTKFIQQADLKSNEVEKLALKSLTLDIYRAYHRTQKQAQSNSKQFSNLLVEAYKLICPTPITENMNLVDLSLRYCQSLTQILKQQATQAILDKSQKAEKKQNAKTAEVVKAPSSTSAPVVSSSKHDHKSTPSTSTAPTGLPKMSPHEVSAAIQSYLTMLNDPLSQQAAAALSSLSYLSNLSALAGYPTLQSTLHSSMQKSLTNSFQAEYYRQFLNQSFSSYNLPAPAPKKQKRGPKPTYPLPRQVPTTTSQVKPAKSFATASVITTVSKSSTLTAPSLQKLTSSHNLPKSTSNISKASSSQKSVSTGHHKSIPTGSLQKSVSAPLAPSMGTVLPTLPASMTANLSSFGASAHPTFASTHSQPANAHMSNAITVNAAAHTKPPKPHTQVSPGKTLQEKLAERQKHMPKTSQSMSAQDINASISKLPSSLTITKTSVQKPPVQGKKTEAKKSLPFSNEARPKPISSDEVIVLDDD from the coding sequence atgattaaaatatcaGCTTTGAATAATGAGTCAGAAGAGGAAAGTGGAACAGATGAGGAGGTGACCAAAGAAGCCTTGGAACAAATCGCGCTTCAACAATATTCCAAGGCTTTGGATTTGCAAAAAAAGGGATGTCTTTCCGAAGCTACACAACTTCTCAAGGATTTGTTGGACACAGAGTTGCTCTATGACGTTAAGAAGCCTGCTCCAGGTGAAAAAGTTACTAGTCCATTGTTTAATTTGAAGTATTTATGCTATAAGAATTTGGCATCAATGTTAAGTACTGCTGGAGCAGTTGACGACGCTATTGAATGCTACTGTTCGGCCACTGATCTCGACGACACGGACGTGACGCTCTGGCACCGTCTTGGCCAGCTTTGCATGAAGGCTAAAAAGTATGAAATGGCTCTCCAAGCCTTCCAACGTGGTACTGATCGCAATCCTCGCCATTGGCCGTGTCTGGATAAAATCGTCACATTACTCTTAGGCTTAGATTGTAAAGAAGAATGTATCTTTACTATTTATGATGCTCTGCAATTAGATCCAGGTTATTTGCGAGGGCTAGCTTACAGGAAACACATTTATACAACATTTAATTACGTAAGAGAATATTTGGAGTATCTCAACCCTATGTACAAGTGGAGTGAGAAGGACGATGACCCTATTGATGAAGAAAAAGCAGAGAAATTGCTGAAGGAAGCTGAAGAAATCCATGAAACTTTTCTGGAACAACAGAGAGCTGAGCAGTTTAAATGTTTGATGCCAGTTTTAGAACTAAAGAAACCTATCAGTAATTTCTCTTGGGCTTCGGTTGGAGAATCATTTGTGCACATGCACCATTACATGACTGAACAATGCTTTAGCCACGCATGTCATGTCAAGGTGATCTTTGAGACAGAAGAAAAAGTTGAACCAATGGACATAACAGAAGAATCTAAGGAGTTAGAAGTAGTTGAAAACAAACCAGAAGACACTAACACAGATGTTGAAAAAAATgctgaaaatatttcagaaaatgaaattaatgatttatcaGACAAAGACAAAGCTGCTACTGACACGGAAAAGGTTGAGAGTGATGTAGAAATGGTCCCAGTCGAGCAGACTACTGAAAGTCAGCCGGAACCTAAACAGAAGAAAACAGCAGGAAGGAGAAGAGGCAGTGACCTCAGCTTCTTGCAGCAGTGGGAATGGTGTAATAAACGGCGCTCTGGACGTAAGAAGCCCGTAAATAACAAAGACAGATCTGATGATAACATTTATGATTTGCTGAGAAGAATGGTCCCAATTTGTTTGTCTCCTGAAACTGTTCAGAAAAAAGAACATCAGGCTAGAGAAGCATCACCAGACTTGActgatattgataaaatgtttgaaGATAAGGATAAAGTTGAAGAAGTTAAAGCAGTTGAGGAATATTTTGGATCAGAAGAAGAACAAAAGGATGTTAAGgcatttataacaaaatatacagaaTCTGCTAAAGatataattgatattttaaaagattttcttagtattttatctcaaaaatggaaaatacaaTGGCCtgaaaatcttcaaaaaattttCATAGAAGCCAGCAAATGCTATCATATACATGTTGACGTGCCGTCATATGCAAATGAGGATACTGACGATTTAATACAATATgcttttgttaatatattggTTGAAGAGTTTTCTGTCAATGAAAAGTTCAATTTAAACCATGATGAGAAACAAAATCATGATTTAAGTGTTATAGAAACTATTGGGATGGGATTGAACATGAAGCCACATCTGTTTTTAAGTACAGACTGTTTAGAACTGACGCTGAGACATCTATGGGCAAAGTTACACATCCACATACTGAACAAATGTGAAGAATCAGCTTTGGACTGCCtttatcaattatattatgaGTTTGAAGCCATGGGTGAATATCACgacaaatacaatttaaatataataaatttcacatttaaacCTGCTATAAATGAAAGCGAAATATTAGCTTACATTAAATTTCTAGAGCGAAACAAAAAGCTTTCCACAGTCATGGACTTATACAATCACTGTAACTATGAAGATGTATTGTCAATTGTTATTGACTCTTTTGAACATTGTAAAACTATGGCGAAGaaacaagaagaagaaatgTCATTAGATTTTGCAGTACAACTCGCTCTTATTTTAGATACTTACTGGGCACTGGATAAAGTAGATGAATGCTTCAAATGGTCATTGATCTGTTTACATGAAGCGTTGAAGCATTATTTTCGATATACAACTGGATCGTCAGATTACGAAAAGTGGACTTTGACTGTTGTTAAAATACTATGTTGTATGGAACACATACTAGTAACAGAAGGATTGTCATGCTTAGACGAAGTTTCTCGCAAGGAACTAAGCCAAGGTTTGGAAGACATAATAAGGATAATTGGCCACCAAGTGGAGACAAATGGTTCAGAAATGCCTTTTGGCACAGTTGTTCCTTGGATTATCATGCACTATATATTGCAAAGGGAGGAAGACCAAGGTAGAGGGAGAACTGCAGAAGACAAGGACAAAGTATCATGTGATGATATTCCTAATCCATTGATGGTTTTGTTCATAGCTCATGAACATTTGGGAAACAGAGGATGGTGTGCGGCAAATGAcgctaaattattatatttcaccCTAGATATAGTGGTCCCGCGACTACGTTCTCCGATTCTGGCGAAGTCTCTAGAACAAATTTGCCAGTACATGGAGCAATGTGTTTACTGTCTCTTTGGTCATCCTACGAAGAAACAGAAGttgaaatatttgattgaCCATAATGTAACTGCTCAAACTTTGGATTGGAAAAGAGCTCAGCAGCTGTACGAAATTTTTAGGCCTCCAATTCTACCAGCTTTAGAAGGAAAGATCTCTGGTATCACGGCTGACACTGAACAGTTATTCCATCATATTCTCGCGCTTCTTCCTCCAGAATGCGACCCACAAAAATATGTCGTAGAAATggataagtatataaaacatattgaaGACAAGCTTCCTAAAGTTCCACCTCTATTGCCTTATAAAatgaaagatatttattttctcttggGCGACTATTACTTCAAAAAGGAGGAAGGAAAATTGTCTGTCAAATACAATACTTTggatgttattataaataatgaccGTTTGGAATCATGGGCTGAAATATCACTGGCTAAAGTAGTTATTGTAGAAAGATTGATAAATTCCTTAAAGAATCTCAATAATGAAAGAGACGTTTTGAACCCTGCAAGGTCTATAATTCGATGTTTTAAACGAACGTTGGATCTGGATCCCACACATTGCAACATGTGGATAGAATATGGCATGTTTGTGTACATGGTGCACTCATTTTGTTCAAGATTGTTAAAACAAGCCAGTGAGTCATTGAGCATGGAAGATTTTGAGTCTTTAGAGAAACAGAAAGAAAACATGTTAGATACAACGCAGAAATGTTTTACCACAGTTTTGAGCGATTTGAATAACAGTTATGACAGTGAAAAAGCGAATGAAGATTCCTGGCTACAGTATTACATGTTAGGGAAAGTTGcagaaaaacgtaataaaCCCCCTTCCGTATTTTTACAGTATTATATGCAAGGCGTGAAAAGTTTACAAGAAACCAATGCAACATatccattaaaaattaattacaacacTCCATCTCATTTGTGTATAGAAGTATTGGAATTGCACTATAGAATTCATGCATCAATTCTTAAATATATCGAGCAACACGAGGATAAGCCTATACCGGCATCAATTGGCAAAGTTTTTATGGAATGTATAGAGGAATGGAAGAATGGACCGTTTGCGAAGAAAGCTAAGAAAGATGGCACGTCGGAAAATGAAGTGGAAGTAAAACCAACAGAGTCAGTTCAAGCAgctaacattttaaaacgGTCAGTAAGTGATGCCGGTGAAGAAGAAACGCACGAAACGAAACGTTTGAAGCTGGAATCTGCGGCAGCGAAAGTTCGCAGATCAGCGTCCTATGACACTGATAGAATCTCTAAAGATACTCCACTGGCAGGTCCATCTGCTGAACCTAATATAGAACCAAAACCTCTGGAAGTAGTTCTCGAGAAAAAAGACGTGCCAACAGAAGAAGTGACGAAGACAGATGCTAAAAAGGTAGAAGAAAAAGTTGAACCACCTAAAGCGTCTGTTCCtgaaaataagaaagaaagtgATACAGAAAAGAAGGAAGAAACTTCAAGTGGCACATCGACTTCGTCATCATCAGATTCTAGTTCCAGTGACTCTACTTCAGACAGCACTAGCGATTCCAGTAGTGATGCGTCGAACAAATCAGTTGACTCTAAGCCATTGACTGGCGACGAAATCATGAATATTGTATCCGCCTGCTTAGATGCCCTAGAAGATTGTTCTATCAGGTTTCCGCAACATTATAAAGCTATTTATAGATTGGCCCATTATCACTTTTACTTCAAAAAAGGGAAGGACATTGAAAGGTGCCGTGATCTTATGCTTTCGAATTTTACTTCAAGATCAGGTCAAAAGTTGGCTGGTTTATTTAGCGAACGCAAAACGTCCAATTTCTTTAATAACATTTGGAAGATACCAGTTTCAGAGGTAGACAGAGCCGGTGGATTTACGTTCCATATGAGTCGCTGCGTCCTGCTGACAATGGAAATACTGAAAGAGATAGATGATCATAAAACTTTGTTAGATTTGAGTCTACATCTTCAAAGAATACCGGaatcagataaaaaatacatacgcGATGCCGAGAGGGAGGAATTAGCACAACAAGCGTTCTCTCTGTGTGTACAATCGCTCAGAGGACAATTGACTAAATTTATTCAGCAAGCAGACTTGAAAAGCAATGAAGTTGAAAAACTAGCGCTCAAAAGTCTCACATTGGATATTTACAGAGCATACCACAGGACACAAAAACAGGCTCAAAGTAATTCGAAGCAATTTTCGAATCTACTCGTCGAAGCTTACAAATTGATCTGTCCGACCCCTATAACAGAAAACATGAACCTCGTAGATTTGAGTTTGAGGTATTGTCAATCGTTGACGCAAATTTTGAAGCAGCAGGCAACACAGGCTATTTTAGACAAAAGCCAAAAAGCTGAGAAAAAGCAAAACGCTAAAACAGCAGAGGTGGTCAAAGCTCCGTCGTCTACTTCGGCTCCCGTCGTGTCGTCTAGTAAACATGATCACAAATCAACACCATCTACGTCAACAGCACCTACAGGTTTACCGAAAATGTCTCCCCACGAAGTATCAGCAGCTATACAAAGCTACCTTACCATGTTAAATGACCCACTGTCGCAACAGGCTGCAGCTGCATTATCTTCCCTTTCTTACCTCAGTAACCTATCTGCTTTAGCAGGTTATCCCACACTTCAAAGCACTTTACATTCCTCGATGCAAAAGTCGCTCACAAATTCTTTCCAAGCAGAGTATTACCGTCAATTCCTTAACCAGAGCTTTTCGTCCTACAACTTGCCGGCGCCTGCTCCGAAAAAGCAAAAACGCGGCCCAAAACCTACATATCCATTGCCACGTCAAGTCCCGACAACCACGTCTCAAGTCAAGCCAGCTAAATCGTTTGCAACCGCGTCTGTGATCACAACAGTTTCCAAGTCATCAACGTTAACAGCTCCAAGTTTACAAAAGTTGACTTCATCTCATAATCTTCCCAAATCGACTTCTAATATCTCGAAGGCGAGTTCTAGTCAAAAATCTGTATCTACCGGTCATCACAAGTCAATCCCAACGGGCAGTCTTCAAAAATCCGTTTCTGCGCCGTTAGCGCCATCAATGGGCACAGTGTTGCCAACTTTACCGGCATCGATGACCGCGAATCTGTCATCTTTCGGCGCGTCTGCTCATCCGACGTTTGCGTCCACACATTCTCAGCCTGCAAACGCGCACATGTCTAACGCTATAACAGTGAACGCTGCTGCACATACAAAACCCCCGAAGCCCCACACGCAAGTCAGTCCCGGCAAAACGTTGCAGGAAAAGTTGGCAGAACGTCAGAAACACATGCCTAAGACGAGCCAGTCGATGTCTGCTCAAGATATAAACGCTTCTATAAGCAAGTTGCCTTCCTCGCTAACAATAACAAAGACTTCAGTTCAGAAACCACCGGTCCAAGGGAAGAAGACTGAAGCGAAGAAGTCGTTGCCGTTCAGTAACGAAGCACGACCAAAGCCTATATCTTCGGATGAAGTGATTGTACTTGATGATGATTAA